Genomic segment of Edaphobacter bradus:
AGCCGCCTACCGGATGATGGCAGGCTTTCCCGATGCCGTCTTCGCGGTCTCGAATCTCGTACGCCAGCACATCATCGACGTCGATCATGTCGACCCCGCCCGCGTCCTCACCATCTACAACGGCCTCGATATCTCCGCCTGGCAGGTCTCTTCCTCATCCCGAGACCGCAGCCGCGCCGTCGTAACGACGGCCGGTAACATCCGGCGCGTCAAAGGCCACGACATCTTTATCAAGGCCGCCGCATCCGTAATTCAGCAGTTCCCGCAGGCGCAGTTCAGCATTGCTGGAGACGTGCTCGAACCGGACTACTTCGCTGAACTTCAGGCCCTCGTCGCCAGCCTCAACCTCACCATGAACTTTCACTTCACAGGCGGCGTCTCCAACCTGCCCGGTCACCTCACCGCCGCCGACATCTTCGTGCTCCCCTCCCGCAGCGAAGGCTTCTCCAACGCCATCATCGAAGCCATGGCGGCGGCGCTGCCTGTTGTCGCAACTGACGTAGGCGGAAACGCAGAGGCCGTGCAGGACGGCGTTACCGGATTCATCGTCCCACCCGAAGACCCCGAGGCTCTCGCCGCCGCCATCACCCGCCTCCTCGCCGATCCCGCGAAGGCCGCGCAGATGGGCACCGCCGGAAAGGCCCGGGCAGCGGAGGAATTTACCCAGCAGGTCATGATGACTCGGACAACCCAAACCTACGCAAAACTGCTCGCCGGAAGCTAGTCCGGCGAGCAGCTCTAAAATCACCCAACTTCAAAGGATCCCCTGAGCGGCTTCTAGCAGCGGACGATCTTCGGTGACTTGATGCCCTTCGTGGCGTTGCGCGAGTCCACCACCAGCTTCGACTTCGCGACGATGTCCTGGTAGTCGTAGTCGGAGTGGTCCGTCACAATCAGCACACAGTCGTACTGGTCGAGATTCTCCACCGGCGTGCACGTCATGTTCAGGTTGTAATGGCGGCCTCGGCCCACCGTCGGGAAGTAGGGATCGTTGTACAGGACCTCCGCGCCTTCCTCGCGCAGCAGCTCTATGATCGTCAGCGAAGGCGACTCGCGCAGATCGTCGATGTCCTTCTTGTACGCCATGCCGAGCATCAGAACCTTCGACCCGTTGAGCGCCTTTTTGTGCTGGTTCAGCGCCTTCGAGACCGACTGCACGACATACGCCGGCATCGCCTCGTTGACCTCGCCGGCCAGCTCGATGAACCGCGTATTGAAGTCGTACTCCTTCGCCTTCCAGCTCAGGTAGAACGGGTCGATCGGGATGCAGTGCCCGCCCAGTCCCGGCCCTGGATAGAACGGGTGGAAGCCGAATGGCTTGGTCGACGCCGCGTCGATGACCTCCCAGATGTCCACGCCCATCCGCAGCGAGAGCACCTTCAGCTCATTCACCAGCGCGATGTTCACGCAACGGTAGATGTTCTCCAGCAGCTTGGTCATCTCCGCCGCCTGCGTCGACGAGACGCGAACGGCATGCGTAAAGATTCCCTGGTAGAGCGTCGCCGCCAGATCCGTAGCAATCTCCTCATGCCCGCCCACTACCTTGGGGATGTTGTGACGCGCGACTGTAGTATTGCCCGGGTCCTCGCGCTCCGGGGAGAACGCGACATAAAACACTCCGCGCTCCTTCGGATCTCCCTTGCTCTGGACCTTGAGGCCGCCCTTGTTCCCGGCCTCGAGAATCGGAATCATCAGCTCTTCGGTGGTTCCCGGATACGTCGTGCTCT
This window contains:
- a CDS encoding glycosyltransferase, with product MIEQVHGGQLSVLRQERFPHVLLVVDTLGKTLGGGERIALKLASLLPHYGYRASILTFSLHPETAALDSPPCPIYLLPLNRTYDLRAMRAALHLRRFLKQQQVRIVQTFFESSDIWAGFVTKALSDAKLIWSRRDMGILRTSKHEAAYRMMAGFPDAVFAVSNLVRQHIIDVDHVDPARVLTIYNGLDISAWQVSSSSRDRSRAVVTTAGNIRRVKGHDIFIKAAASVIQQFPQAQFSIAGDVLEPDYFAELQALVASLNLTMNFHFTGGVSNLPGHLTAADIFVLPSRSEGFSNAIIEAMAAALPVVATDVGGNAEAVQDGVTGFIVPPEDPEALAAAITRLLADPAKAAQMGTAGKARAAEEFTQQVMMTRTTQTYAKLLAGS
- a CDS encoding nucleotide sugar dehydrogenase — its product is MSTMSEVALPQIARERYERLEARTAKIGVIGLGYVGLPLSLLFSEAGFKVTGFDIDETKVTSLEAGRSYIFRIPAEEIQAAQKKGLRATTDFSRLSDMDAIIMCVPTPLTGHREPDLSYVENTSRAVAPWLQEGQLVVLESTTYPGTTEELMIPILEAGNKGGLKVQSKGDPKERGVFYVAFSPEREDPGNTTVARHNIPKVVGGHEEIATDLAATLYQGIFTHAVRVSSTQAAEMTKLLENIYRCVNIALVNELKVLSLRMGVDIWEVIDAASTKPFGFHPFYPGPGLGGHCIPIDPFYLSWKAKEYDFNTRFIELAGEVNEAMPAYVVQSVSKALNQHKKALNGSKVLMLGMAYKKDIDDLRESPSLTIIELLREEGAEVLYNDPYFPTVGRGRHYNLNMTCTPVENLDQYDCVLIVTDHSDYDYQDIVAKSKLVVDSRNATKGIKSPKIVRC